The Triticum dicoccoides isolate Atlit2015 ecotype Zavitan chromosome 6A, WEW_v2.0, whole genome shotgun sequence genome has a window encoding:
- the LOC119319423 gene encoding protein DETOXIFICATION 49-like, translating to MSSCSDSTVTMSYRHGEYAGDGITAPLLPIAEVVVPMEELPPVLTCKPPGRLARAVKEAWSVSLSLAFPMLPSMSAAAAGEEARSILGLAMPMILTGLLLYLRSMISMLFLGRLGGLALAGGSLAIGFANITGYSVLSGLAMGMEPICGQAFGAGHYELLGVTMQRTVLLLVAAAVPIGGLWMHMRPLLLLCGQDVGIAAVAETYILSSLPDLFLQAFLHPVRIYLRTQSINLPLTVCAALAIALHLPINYVLVSVLGHGIRGVAFASVLANLNFLLLLLGYILVKGVHKRTGGFVFSAESFRGWGELVSLALPSCVSVCLEWWWYEIMILLCGLLANPQATVASMGILIQATSLIYIFPSSLGFGVSTRVSNELGANRAERAGRAATVGLMLGFAFGGVASAFAYMVRGSWAGMFTADPAIITLTASVLPILGACELGNCPQTAGCGVLRGSARPKDAASINLRSFYLVGTPVALVLAFWFHYDFQGLWLGLLAAQAACMVRMLLVIGRTDWAAEAKRAQQLAGAGAVTVAVDTKPSSGKGIHVVRVAAGGGDENSGLLIDVVIEQPNDQR from the coding sequence ATGTCGTCCTGCTCCGACTCCACGGTCACCATGTCGTACCGGCATGGTGAGTATGCGGGCGATGGCATCACGGCCCCTTTGCTCCCCATTGCGGAGGTGGTCGTGCCCATGGAGGAGCTGCCGCCTGTGCTCACTTGCAAGCCGCCAGGTCGGCTTGCCAGAGCGGTGAAGGAAGCCTGGTCCGTTTCTTTGTCCTTGGCATTCCCCATGCTGCCGTCGATGTCGGCCGCCGCGGCCGGGGAGGAGGCGCGGTCCATACTGGGCCTCGCGATGCCGATGATCCTCACGGGGCTGCTGCTCTACCTCCGGTCCATGATTTCGATGCTCTTCCTCGGCCGCCTCGGGGGCCTGGCGCTCGCCGGCGGGTCACTCGCCATCGGCTTCGCCAACATCACCGGCTACTCCGTGCTGTCTGGCCTCGCCATGGGTATGGAGCCGATCTGTGGGCAGGCCTTCGGCGCAGGCCATTACGAGCTCCTCGGTGTCACCATGCAGCGCACCGTGCTGCTTCTCGTCGCGGCCGCTGTTCCCATCGGCGGGCTGTGGATGCATATGCGACCTCTGCTCTTGCTCTGCGGCCAGGACGTCGGCATCGCAGCGGTCGCCGAGACCTACATTCTTTCCTCCCTGCCGGACCTCTTCCTCCAGGCATTCCTCCACCCCGTCCGCATCTACCTCCGGACGCAATCCATCAACTTGCCGCTCACCGTGTGCGCCGCGCTCGCCATTGCACTCCACCTGCCCATCAACTACGTGCTCGTCTCTGTCCTCGGACACGGCATCAGGGGGGTGGCATTTGCCTCTGTTCTCGCCAACCTAAacttccttctcctccttcttggtTACATATTGGTCAAGGGAGTGCATAAGCGCACCGGCGGCTTTGTGTTCTCGGCCGAGAGCTTCCGTGGCTGGGGAGAGCTCGTAAGCCTCGCCCTGCCGAGCTGCGTCAGTGTCTGCCTCGAGTGGTGGTGGTACGAGATCATGATCCTCCTGTGCGGCCTGCTCGCCAACCCACAGGCCACTGTGGCCTCCATGGGAATCTTGATCCAGGCTACGTCACTCATCTACATCTTCCCTTCCTCGCTTGGCTTCGGCGTGTCCACCCGCGTCAGCAACGAACTCGGCGCAAACCGTGCCGAGCGTGCGGGCCGTGCCGCCACGGTTGGCCTCATGCTCGGGTTCGCGTTCGGCGGCGTGGCATCGGCGTTCGCGTACATGGTGCGGGGCTCGTGGGCTGGCATGTTCACGGCGGACCCGGCGATCATCACGCTCACCGCGTCCGTGCTGCCGATCCTGGGAGCATGCGAGCTCGGTAACTGTCCGCAGACGGCGGGGTGTGGCGTGCTGCGGGGCAGCGCGCGGCCCAAGGACGCCGCCAGCATCAACCTCCGGTCCTTCTACCTCGTCGGCACGCCGGTGGCTCTCGTCCTCGCGTTCTGGTTCCACTACGACTTCCAGGGCCTGTGGCTCGGCCTCCTCGCGGCGCAGGCCGCCTGCATGGTGCGCATGCTGCTGGTCATCGGGCGGACGGATTGGGCTGCGGAGGCCAAGCGCGCGCAGCAGCTCGCCGGAGCAGGCGCGGTAACGGTGGCAGTCGACACAAAACCGAGCAGCGGCAAAGGCATTCACGTCGTGAGAgtcgcggccggcggcggcgatgaGAACTCCGGGCTGCTTATCGATGTTGTCATCGAGCAACCAAACGATCAGCGCTGA